In one Musa acuminata AAA Group cultivar baxijiao chromosome BXJ2-5, Cavendish_Baxijiao_AAA, whole genome shotgun sequence genomic region, the following are encoded:
- the LOC103985225 gene encoding 2-alkenal reductase (NADP(+)-dependent) yields MAAEELSNKRVIFKDYVTGYPKEEDMILTSATVPSKVPQGSTAVLLKNLYLSCDPYMRGRMSKPINHSYTDAFTPGSVIIGYGVSKVVDSGHPDFSPGDLVWGMTGWEEYTLVTTPKGLTKIKYTDVPLSYYTGILGMPGLTAYVGFHEICSPKKGETVYVSAASGAVGQLVGQFAKLMGCYVVGSAGTKEKVDLLKAKFGFDDAFNYKEEEDLDAALKRCFPDGIDIYFENVGGKMLDAVLLNMRVHGRIAVCGLISQYNLTQREGIYNMTAIVTKRIKMQGFIEPDHKHLYPQFLEAVIQFIRDGKVVYVEDIAEGIEKAPSALIGLFTGRNVGKQVVLVARD; encoded by the exons ATGGCGGCAGAGGAGCTGAGCAACAAGCGGGTCATCTTCAAGGACTATGTGACCGGCTACCCCAAAGAGGAGGACATGATCTTGACCTCCGCCACCGTGCCGTCGAAGGTCCCCCAGGGCTCCACCGCCGTGCTCCTCAAGAACCTCTACCTCTCCTGCGACCCTTACATGCGCGGCCGCATGTCCAAGCCCATCAACCACAGCTACACCGATGCCTTCACGCCTGGCTCT GTAATTATTGGTTATGGTGTATCTAAAGTTGTCGACTCTGGACATCCAGATTTCAGTCCTGGAGACTTGGTATGGGGAATGACTGGGTGGGAAGAGTATACTTTAGTAACTACACCAAAAGGTTTAACTAAAATCAAATACACAGATGTACCACTTTCGTACTACACAGGGATCCTGG GAATGCCTGGCCTTACAGCTTATGTTGGATTTCATGAAATATGTTCTCCTAAGAAAGGAGAAACAGTTTATGTGTCAGCAGCATCTGGAGCAGTTGGCCAACTTGTTGGCCAATTTGCAAAGTTGATGGGTTGCTATGTAGTTGGAAGTGCTGGTACCAAAGAGAAG GTTGATCTCTTGAAAGCTAAATTTGGCTTTGATGATGCTTTTAACTATAAGGAGGAGGAAGATCTTGATGCTGCCTTGAAAAG GTGCTTTCCTGATGGAATAGACATCTACTTCGAAAATGTTGGTGGTAAAATGCTTGATGCTGTGTTGTTGAACATGAGAGTGCATGGCCGAATTGCTGTTTGTGGGCTGATATCACAATACAATCTCACTCAGCGAGAGGGCATATACAACATGACCGCTATCGTGACAAAGCGCATCAAGATGCAAGGATTCATCGAGCCTGATCACAAGCACTTATATCCTCAGTTCCTGGAGGCGGTCATTCAGTTTATCAGGGACGGAAAGGTGGTTTATGTTGAAGACATCGCTGAAGGCATCGAGAAAGCTCCATCAGCACTTATTGGCCTGTTCACAGGTCGCAATGTTGGCAAGCAGGTAGTCCTTGTTGCACGCGACTGA